Proteins from a genomic interval of Micropterus dolomieu isolate WLL.071019.BEF.003 ecotype Adirondacks linkage group LG16, ASM2129224v1, whole genome shotgun sequence:
- the mettl25 gene encoding methyltransferase-like protein 25 isoform X3: MSNHLTVFSTANVWACISSGRLLTCFTQVLLRELFKMIPSSYSLTEIQRRMDEVKRFLNITLSIANAHTVEFYTHDVWNRFMAVPPQEVLSTVSTCSDQQREPEHNAKEQAGTTFGFCNDTNRLVDTRELLQAAKAHSLPGLGVCMSRDELLQALREKREENGAELEPDEFMNSKKSHEVQSMSEVVACLAQRCGVKQVIDIGSGKGYLSSFLSLQYGLRVYGIDASTTNTHGAQERNRKLKKFSRAYQKHSKAMKAQSEATHSPQEELAEIKPVMNGGDDVLYVDGESVVSQEEEKVFIGLLEVKPAMERHQEPNPETEELFLGALSVDVIQTTSPRVPPSQLSAEERERRKRENLERKAQNRSDGASTVFSPLTSYVTAETELRELINELEDAVMVGLHTCGDLAPSTLRMFVAKPELAAVCSVGCCYHLLSEEFDPAGQGCLDGMCGFPLSQYLRDRSWFCGRNARMSACLIQMESLFYRAVLHVILRDHYSSFKSEKRVGNVYSKAKSFVDYVRRALRRLELDESQLLDSDIQGYHDTYRPRMDEMHAFNMLKVALAPCIEGLILLDRLCYLKEQVDLSFSALVQLFDPLLSPRCYAVVGLKSYKVRT, encoded by the exons ATGTCAAATCATCTAACAGTATTTTCGACTGCTAATGTCTGGGCGTGCATCAGCAGTGGACGACTTCTTACGTGCTTCACTCAGGTCCTCTTAAGGGAGCTTTTTAAAATGATACCCTCCTCATACAGCCTCACAGAAATTCAACGACGGATGGATGAAGTCAAGCGGTTTCTGAATATAACTCTGAGCATCGCCAATGCTCACACGGTGGAGTTTTACACTCACGACGTGTGGAACCGTTTCATGGCGGTGCCACCTCAGGAGGTCCTGTCAACAGTGAGCACATGCAGTGACCAGCAGAGGGAGCCCGAACACAACGCAAAAG AGCAAGCCGGGACCACCTTCGGGTTTTGCAATGATACAAACCGGCTGGTTGATACCCGTGAACTGTTGCAGGCGGCCAAGGCCCACTCTCTTCCTGGCCTTGGAGTCTGTATGAGCAGGGATGAGCTACTGCAGGCCCTcagagagaagagggaagaGAATG GTGCTGAGCTGGAGCCAGATGAGTTCATGAACTCTAAGAAATCTCATGAGGTCCAGTCCATGTCTGAGGTGGTGGCCTGTCTGGCTCAGCGCTGTGGAGTCAAACAG GTAATAGATATAGGCTCGGGAAAAGGCTACCTGAGCTCCTTCCTGTCCCTGCAGTATGGCCTCCGGGTCTACGGCATCGACGCCTCCACCACCAACACCCACGGAGCCCAGGAGAGGAACAGGAAGCTGAAGAAGTTCTCCAGGGCATACCAGAAACACAGCAAGGCAATGAAGGCACAGAGCGAGGCCACTCACTCACCTCAGGAGGAGTTAGCAGAAATAAAGCCCGTAATGAATGGAGGCGATGATGTTTTATATGTCGATGGGGAAAGTGTTGtgtcacaggaggaggagaaggtgtTCATCGGCTTGTTAGAGGTCAAACCTGCAATGGAGAGGCATCAAGAGCCAAACCCAGAAACAGAGGAGCTCTTCCTCGGTGCCCTATCGGTAGACGTGATACAGACTACATCCCCCCGAGTTCCCCCCAGCCAACTGAGTgctgaggagagggagaggaggaagagggagaaccTGGAGAGGAAAGCTCAGAACAGAAGCGATGGCGCCAGCACCGTGTTTTCACCCCTCACGTCTTATGTTACTGCAGAAACGGAGCTCCGAGAGCTGATCAACGAGCTGGAG GACGCGGTCATGGTCGGCCTTCACACGTGTGGCGACTTGGCTCCCAGCACCCTGAGGATGTTTGTGGCTAAACCGGAGCTGGCCGCAGTCTGCAGCGTGGGCTGCTGCTATCACCTGCTGTCTGAGGAGTTTGACCCTGCTGGACAGG GGTGTTTGGACGGTATGTGTGGTTTCCCTCTGAGTCAGTACCTCCGCGACCGGTCCTGGTTCTGTGGCAGAAACGCCAGGATGTCTGCTTGTTTG ATTCAGATGGAGTCTCTGTTTTACCGGGCGGTTCTTCACGTTATTCTGAGGGATCACTACAGTTCCTTTAAAAG TGAAAAGCGAGTTGGGAATGTCTATTCCAAGGCCAAATCGTTTGTGGACTACGTTCGTCGAGCTCTACGCCGACTGGAACTGGATGAATCACAG CTTTTGGACAGTGACATCCAGGGTTACCACGACACATACAGGCCGCGAATGGACGAGATGCATGCCTTCAATATG TTGAAGGTGGCGCTGGCCCCATGCATCGAAGGTCTGATTCTCCTCGATCGCCTCTGCTACCTGAAAGAACAG GTGGATTTATCATTCTCTGCACTGGTGCAACTCTTTGATCCCCTACTGTCACCAAGATGTTACGCTGTTGTTGGCCTGAAGAGTTACAAAGTCAGAACTTAA
- the mettl25 gene encoding methyltransferase-like protein 25 isoform X2, with translation MSNHLTVFSTANVWACISSGRLLTCFTQVLLRELFKMIPSSYSLTEIQRRMDEVKRFLNITLSIANAHTVEFYTHDVWNRFMAVPPQEVLSTVSTCSDQQREPEHNAKEQAGTTFGFCNDTNRLVDTRELLQAAKAHSLPGLGVCMSRDELLQALREKREENGAELEPDEFMNSKKSHEVQSMSEVVACLAQRCGVKQVIDIGSGKGYLSSFLSLQYGLRVYGIDASTTNTHGAQERNRKLKKFSRAYQKHSKAMKAQSEATHSPQEELAEIKPVMNGGDDVLYVDGESVVSQEEEKVFIGLLEVKPAMERHQEPNPETEELFLGALSVDVIQTTSPRVPPSQLSAEERERRKRENLERKAQNRSDGASTVFSPLTSYVTAETELRELINELEDAVMVGLHTCGDLAPSTLRMFVAKPELAAVCSVGCCYHLLSEEFDPAGQGCLDGMCGFPLSQYLRDRSWFCGRNARMSACLALERVSLGQGIQMESLFYRAVLHVILRDHYSSFKSEKRVGNVYSKAKSFVDYVRRALRRLELDESQLLDSDIQGYHDTYRPRMDEMHAFNMLKVALAPCIEGLILLDRLCYLKEQVDLSFSALVQLFDPLLSPRCYAVVGLKSYKVRT, from the exons ATGTCAAATCATCTAACAGTATTTTCGACTGCTAATGTCTGGGCGTGCATCAGCAGTGGACGACTTCTTACGTGCTTCACTCAGGTCCTCTTAAGGGAGCTTTTTAAAATGATACCCTCCTCATACAGCCTCACAGAAATTCAACGACGGATGGATGAAGTCAAGCGGTTTCTGAATATAACTCTGAGCATCGCCAATGCTCACACGGTGGAGTTTTACACTCACGACGTGTGGAACCGTTTCATGGCGGTGCCACCTCAGGAGGTCCTGTCAACAGTGAGCACATGCAGTGACCAGCAGAGGGAGCCCGAACACAACGCAAAAG AGCAAGCCGGGACCACCTTCGGGTTTTGCAATGATACAAACCGGCTGGTTGATACCCGTGAACTGTTGCAGGCGGCCAAGGCCCACTCTCTTCCTGGCCTTGGAGTCTGTATGAGCAGGGATGAGCTACTGCAGGCCCTcagagagaagagggaagaGAATG GTGCTGAGCTGGAGCCAGATGAGTTCATGAACTCTAAGAAATCTCATGAGGTCCAGTCCATGTCTGAGGTGGTGGCCTGTCTGGCTCAGCGCTGTGGAGTCAAACAG GTAATAGATATAGGCTCGGGAAAAGGCTACCTGAGCTCCTTCCTGTCCCTGCAGTATGGCCTCCGGGTCTACGGCATCGACGCCTCCACCACCAACACCCACGGAGCCCAGGAGAGGAACAGGAAGCTGAAGAAGTTCTCCAGGGCATACCAGAAACACAGCAAGGCAATGAAGGCACAGAGCGAGGCCACTCACTCACCTCAGGAGGAGTTAGCAGAAATAAAGCCCGTAATGAATGGAGGCGATGATGTTTTATATGTCGATGGGGAAAGTGTTGtgtcacaggaggaggagaaggtgtTCATCGGCTTGTTAGAGGTCAAACCTGCAATGGAGAGGCATCAAGAGCCAAACCCAGAAACAGAGGAGCTCTTCCTCGGTGCCCTATCGGTAGACGTGATACAGACTACATCCCCCCGAGTTCCCCCCAGCCAACTGAGTgctgaggagagggagaggaggaagagggagaaccTGGAGAGGAAAGCTCAGAACAGAAGCGATGGCGCCAGCACCGTGTTTTCACCCCTCACGTCTTATGTTACTGCAGAAACGGAGCTCCGAGAGCTGATCAACGAGCTGGAG GACGCGGTCATGGTCGGCCTTCACACGTGTGGCGACTTGGCTCCCAGCACCCTGAGGATGTTTGTGGCTAAACCGGAGCTGGCCGCAGTCTGCAGCGTGGGCTGCTGCTATCACCTGCTGTCTGAGGAGTTTGACCCTGCTGGACAGG GGTGTTTGGACGGTATGTGTGGTTTCCCTCTGAGTCAGTACCTCCGCGACCGGTCCTGGTTCTGTGGCAGAAACGCCAGGATGTCTGCTTGTTTG gctctTGAGAGAGTTTCGCTCGGCCAAGGG ATTCAGATGGAGTCTCTGTTTTACCGGGCGGTTCTTCACGTTATTCTGAGGGATCACTACAGTTCCTTTAAAAG TGAAAAGCGAGTTGGGAATGTCTATTCCAAGGCCAAATCGTTTGTGGACTACGTTCGTCGAGCTCTACGCCGACTGGAACTGGATGAATCACAG CTTTTGGACAGTGACATCCAGGGTTACCACGACACATACAGGCCGCGAATGGACGAGATGCATGCCTTCAATATG TTGAAGGTGGCGCTGGCCCCATGCATCGAAGGTCTGATTCTCCTCGATCGCCTCTGCTACCTGAAAGAACAG GTGGATTTATCATTCTCTGCACTGGTGCAACTCTTTGATCCCCTACTGTCACCAAGATGTTACGCTGTTGTTGGCCTGAAGAGTTACAAAGTCAGAACTTAA